One Anthonomus grandis grandis chromosome 12, icAntGran1.3, whole genome shotgun sequence DNA window includes the following coding sequences:
- the LOC126743146 gene encoding uncharacterized protein LOC126743146 isoform X1 has protein sequence MTKFTLSLLGTVIFMSIRYSTNEDSNYCKVCDFATVIYADISEKPPYPPPLTTHTAAIETTITTTGCPKTESNFSPEPYTSVLTCPSVNQTVTELNQTIVWPETLKNEYTASDPICLDNTFRVVKRQCEENDWGSEPDCPKIQHQINPCPPGLTSHKSRYCIETVKETTFPPNCKYANRIPWDDVVQIFKFSVPVWMPVRRNVSDQLGIDVYRYIEPTYKYKIPYQLCTDSCKTLFYNGTFTDKECLIYHNTSYVEAVSCDDKYTGICVYDAVPHQKTSLCQNLQPGCQPGDFQGNSVCFCETESRMVGDQVLAEFLSPYQNLLFTNSCRIGLQNRMESDTPFIWHNSLTPLNYSYWSPEVEYNNQFGVFTSRGWILAESSDTPCSFYELSISPEEGIIELAEEDSYSTLYLRISKYKNFLFGEDEKPQAYCFTNSGAKTIIAPIENFTTTQNTSDTDYMITFNGLDLDQSGPGYYWCEAFLYPDLKIVSSKVILLKNFKAEYVAIFKMKNYEHKLSSFPLTPENLETLQNLFRNEIPSTTTFYPRIFKINAIDEEKKELNITFHLTSSEATGSSEEFELLRNIAKSQILFSFLDFRKVDYCPNITTWHMGTNINWPGVKIGSKTHPSTGYCVTFNVTLIQKSCTGNFIDGAYWVDVKDLCQFYPKSEVTEDLLDISSKTDDDQFEDALNRLLTKVKEYFNVFNTLDLVITVNFLRDISLKKPNIETFSGVINSLMDIQRIVLVSAQLNFKSTDILLQIIDQTLKNGDFEESKHSNFAVKLINVAEYNARGIQIYNCTDNKNCNIRISESSSILSQEDAVAAVVLSDELYNQIITYSQTNASYIPKLILSVYYGSNLFIELDSTKSSTLVFGIQLPDFPETFEGPISIYYYANINAYSTLYNCSYWQFNLTESGSWVIEDTQRINEAVACNFYHLTNFRTPFIVESIVENETIHKVNITTKDPCKNTYLGKFLNRFCVTNNFTFISEDFILTPSKSVKMVLGQLKNTGVSGLTINDILELVNIMTKSYKSLSKFDLFVVMGFMEELNNITGNETVNLTQLIGVMDNIMKVPAATIYEAQKRFKFVDTLIDTVEQTIIKADVGHQSGCNFAIKILEITKNISGLTLSNCSVNLTYCVMNDSQWLQGYENFTTIDTIIMLSPVLHNQILNYAKKNYANYHPKMAVSLYLPSNLFISSDNVTSNPKLVFSILLPGFNETFKGPVTIMYTKNVATVKYNCSYWKYNSTLKGYWEVESSNTKDQHVVCEFYHLTTFAISLMQPSASTNNHALQTYLGDMPEKHFMNYVNLQRKAFSHIATNSLYLSSKMCFVNFVTSAFNLEQDTTSFYRNKSLSNPYFLEPSLFQQNSIFFLNEANTIEGFLQILKTMPLSIFTLDTLADLVNSIMNLDPQELFKAQMSYKAADEILYHIDKIFKTFDDTNEARRENVLFVTVSKKDASHFYGISIDEYQEVVCILNEEELNADNSFIVSISPKLHQQIRDANTQIVIAIFFKHVLFPSKENLDPKLPIVEVLIPNIKETLQGNILIKYKDAIKGACSYWNYHIKSSKPGYWNQEVESSVYSNSTVCKFNHVTHFALVASMHNITTDLEEILASNLTSIEKITQIDAITSSNHNNLVAIDIFLISQILTGTLYDGPFPGLTTRIISNLFKVPREVLRESQEIHSATDIILYCIDEIARLLDNSENHQHNFSLIVKNLENTNVTGIIVHDCETDICSIELLDYYVDVANYSSNETVSAMVLFDKGLVEQIRNLTKNTTIAISLFYNDALFNEISLERNTSKIFGIIFPGLVNSSNLEGNVSVIYNVGTKSTKDSNQCAYWYYHPDPSGDSGNGTPGEWMKDNNKRRKNKMAICSYTHVTHFGMLLANDNELDDDPILDLITSIGCGLSIFGIIVILLTAMLFKKWRRNTGNIILMNFAVAISLKIIALYTSVYVRNYATYMISCTIIGVILHYAILSECTWMLTVAILQFKRFVEVLGGPPKYVLIKALICGWVFPLIPVICIVCIDPKNYEKGLANVCYPSNLGLYLGVWLPILMILTINGIIFIFIIYNVFHKKTECIDTNHDILFQWRLTLLLFFMLGLNWGFGFLGQIKGDVLFTYLYTITASLQGFILFLFFIVFNKSTRFLYTQSVKQWFYARGIFKVWQSDKSKSSSKN, from the exons ATGACAAAGTTTACCTTGAGTCTACTCGGTACAGTCATATTTATGTCAATAAGATATAGTACTAATGAAGATTCTAATTATTGTAAAGTTTGTGATTTTGCTACTGTTATATACGCAGATATATCTGAAAAACCTCCCTATCCACCACCACTTACAACTCATACTGCTGCTATAGAAACTACCATTACTACTACAGGTTGTCCAAAAACTGAGTCTAATTTTTCCCCTGAACCTTATACTTCTGTTCTG ACATGCCCATCAGTAAACCAAACTGTAACAGAGCTAAATCAAACAATAGTTTGGCCAGAAACATTGAAAAATGAGTACACAGCCTCCGATCCAATTTGCTTAGATAACACGTTCAGAGTTGTAAAGAGGCAATGTGAAGAAA ATGATTGGGGCTCTGAACCAGACTGTCCAAAAATTCAACATCAAATAAATCCTTGCCCACCGGGTCTTACTTCTCACAAGTCTAGATACTGCATTGAAACAGTTAAAGAAACTACTTTTCCTCCCAATTGTAAATACGCAAATAGAATTCCATGGGATGATGTGGTgcagattttcaaattttcagttcCTGTTTGGATGCCTGTTAGAAGAAATGTCTCTGATCAGCTTGGAATTG atgtTTATCGCTACATTGAACCAACTTACAAGTACAAAATACCATATCAGCTCTGCACTGATAGCTGTAAAACCTTATTTTACAATGGTACATTCACAGATAAGGAATGTTTAATCTATCATAATACTTCCTATGTAGAAGCCGTCAGTTGCGATGACAAATATACAGGAATATGTGTTTATGATGCTGTACCTCATCAGAAGACCAGTTTATGTCAAAATCTTCAACCAGGATGTCAACCTGGTGATTTTCAAGGAAATTCCGTATGTTTTTGTGAAA cCGAGAGTCGGATGGTTGGTGATCAAGTTTTGGCAGAATTTCTTTCCCCATACCAGAATCTGTTATTTACAAATTCTTGCAGAATTGGGTTGCAAAACAGAATGGAATCTGATACACCTTTCATATGGCATAACTCCTTAACacctttaaattattcttattggTCTCCTGAAGTCGAGTATAATAATCAGTTTGGGGTATTTACCAGTAGAGGATGGATTTTAGCTGAAAGCTCCGATACACCTTGCTCTTTTTATGAATTAAGTATATCGCCAGAAGAAGGAATAATTGAGCTAGCAGAAGAAGATTCTTATAGCACTTTATACTTACGAATATCCAAATATAAAAACTTCCTATTTGGAGAAGATGAGAAGCCTCAAGCTTATTGTTTTACCAACTCGGGTGCAAAAACTATTATTGCCCCAATAGAAAACTTTACTACGACTCAAAACACAAGTGATACAGACTATATGATAACGTTTAATGGCTTAGATCTAGATCAGTCAGGACCAGGTTACTATTGGTGTGAAGCATTCTTATACcctgatttaaaaattgtgTCATCTAAAGTGATATtgcttaaaaactttaaagctGAATATgtggcaatttttaaaatgaaaaactatgAGCATAAACTATCATCATTTCCACTGACACCAGAGAACTTGGAAACACTGCAGAACTTATTCCGAAACGAGATTCCTTCTACCACTACCTTCTATCCAAGGATTTTTAAGATTAATGCAATTGATGAAGAAAAAAAGGagttaaatattacttttcatCTGACCTCCTCAGAAGCTACCGGTAGCAGTGAGGAAtttgaattattaagaaatatcgCAAAAtctcaaatattattttcttttttggatTTTCGAAAAGTGGATTATTGCCCTAATATCACCACCTGGCATATGGGCACGAATATTAATTGGCCTGGAGTAAAAATAGGATCTAAAACTCATCCGTCCACTGGTTATTGTGTAACATTTAACGTTACTTTAATTCAGAAAAGTTGCACGGGAAATTTTATAGATGGAGCTTATTGGGTTGACGTTAAAGACTTATGCCAATTTTATCCAAAATCTGAAGTAACTGAGGACTTACTAGATATTTCAAGCAAAACAGATGATGATCAATTTGAAGATGCTTTGAACAGGTTACTTACAAAAGTAaaggaatattttaatgtatttaatactTTGGATTTGGTTATTACAGTGAACTTCCTTAGGGATATTTCTCTCAAGAAGCCAAATATTGAAACTTTTTCTG gtgtTATAAACTCTctaatggatatccaaagaataGTCCTAGTCAGTgcccaattaaattttaaatcaaccGACATTCTTCTTCAGATAATCGACCAAACGTTAAAAAATGGTGATTTTGAAGAAAGCAAACACTCAAATTTTgcagttaaattaattaacgtTGCCGAATACAATGCACGGGGCATTCAAATTTACAATTGCACCGACAACAAAAACTGCAACATAAGAATTTCTGAAAGTTCAAGCATTTTGAGTCAAGAAGATGCGGTGGCTGCTGTAGTTCTCAGTGATGAGCTTTATAATCAAATTATTACTTACAGTCAAACCAACGCTAGTTATATTCCCAAACTGATCCTATCCGTGTACTATGGATCAAATTTATTCATTGAACTGGATAGTACCAAATCCTCTACTTTAGTGTTTGGAATACAACTACCAGATTTTCCAGAAACCTTCGAAGGCCCTATATCCATTTATTATTATGCCAATATTAATGCGTATTCAACTCTCTATAACTGCTCTTACTGGCAATTTAATCTTACTGAAAGTGGATCCTGGGTTATAGAAGATACACAAAGAATAAATGAAGCTGTTGCTTGTAATTTTTATCACTTGACCAACTTTAGAACTCCTTTTATCGTTGAGAGTATAGTTGAAAACGAAACTATACATAAAGTAAACATTACTACCAAAGACCCATGCAAAAATACTTATTTGGGcaagtttttaaatagattttgcgTTACTAACAACTTTACATTTATCTCTGAAGACTTTATATTAACTCCATCCAAATCAGTTAAGATGGTCTTGGGTCAGTTGAAAAATACTGGAGTTTCAGGTTTAACTATTAATGATATATTGGAGTTGGTCAACATAATGACGAAAAGTTATAAGAGTTTATCAAAGTTCGATCTATTTGTTGTCATGGGATTCATGGAAGAATTGAACAATATTACTGGAAATGAGACAGTAAATTTAACTCAGTTGATAG GTGTTATGGATAATATAATGAAGGTTCCAGCAGCAACCATCTATGAAgcacaaaaaagatttaaatttgtGGATACCCTAATAGATACAGTAGAACAAACCATAATCAAGGCAGATGTAGGACACCAGTCTGGATGCAATTTTGCTATCAAGATTCTAGAAATCACTAAGAACATTAGCGGTTTAACACTAAGTAATTGTTcagtaaatttaacttattgtgTTATGAATGACAGCCAATGGCTTCAAGGATATGAGAATTTTACCACTATAGATACGATAATAATGTTATCACCGGTTTtacataatcaaattttaaattatgctaaAAAGAATTATGCAAATTATCACCCCAAAATGGCTGTATCGCTTTATTTACCAAGTAATCTGTTTATCAGCTCAGATAATGTCACAAGTAATCCTAAATTGGTTTTTAGTATCTTGCTTCCAGGTTTTAACGAAACCTTTAAAGGGCCTGTCACTATAATGTATACTAAAAATGTAGCCACTGTTAAGTATAATTGCTCTTATTGGAAATACAATAGTACTCTTAAAGGTTATTGGGAGGTTGAGAGCAGTAACACCAAGGACCAGCACGTTGTTTGTGAGTTTTATCATCTTACTACATTTGCTATATCTTTAATGCAACCTAGTGCTTCAACAAATAATCACGCTTTGCAAACGTACTTGGGTGATATGCCTGAAAAACACTTTATGAATTACGTTAACTTGCAACGCAAAGCATTTAGTCATATTGCAACAAACAGTTTATATCTATCCTCTAAAATgtgttttgtaaattttgtcACTTCCGCTTTTAATTTGGAACAAGATACGACCTCATTTTATAGGAACAAATCTTTGTCTAATCCATATTTTTTAGAACCTAGCTTATTTCAgcaaaatagtatattttttttaaatgaagctAATACTATCGAAGGCTTCTTACAGATACTTAAAACAATGCCTTTGTCAATATTCACCTTAGACACTTTAGCAGACCTGGTTAACTCAATCATGAACTTAGATCCACAAGAATTATTTAAAGCTCAAATGTCTTATAAAGCTGCAGATGAAATTTTGTAccatattgataaaatttttaaaacttttgacgATACCAACGAGGCTAGACGTGAAAATGTGTTGTTTGTTACAGTGTCCAAAAAAGACGCTTCACATTTTTATGGCATCTCTATAGATGAATACCAAGAAGTTGTATGTATACTAAACGAAGAAGAACTAAATGCTGATAATAGTTTTATAGTTTCAATAAGCCCAAAATTACATCAACAAATTAGGGATGCAAATACACAAATagtaattgcaatttttttcaaacatgTCCTATTTCCTTCCAAAGAAAATCTGGATCCTAAACTTCCCATTGTCGAAGTGCTTATCCCAAACATAAAAGAAACACTTCAAggtaatattttgattaaatacaAAGATGCCATTAAAGGTGCATGCTCTTACTGGAATTATCACATAAAATCCAGTAAGCCTGGCTACTGGAACCAAGAAGTAGAGTCAAGTGTTTACAGTAATTCCACCGTTTGCAAATTTAACCACGTCACCCATTTTGCACTAGTTGCTAGTATGCATAATATCACCACGGACTTAGAAGAAATATTAGCATCAAATTTAACCAGCATTGAAAAAATTACCCAAATTGACGCCATAACTTCATCAAATCACAATAATTTAGTTGCAATAGACATATTTCTTATATCACAAATTTTAACGGGCACATTATATGATGGGCCATTTCCAGGCTTAACTACTAGAATAATTAGTAATTTATTCAAAGTTCCTAGAGAAGTTTTACGTGAGTCTCAAGAGATTCATTCGGCCACcgatattattttgtattgcaTTGACGAAATTGCTAGACTCTTGGATAATTCAGAAAATCATCAACATAATTTTTCACTTATagttaaaaatttggaaaacacCAATGTGACTGGAATTATTGTACATGACTGCGAGACTGATATATGTTCTATAGAGCTTCTGGACTATTACGTTGATGTTGCCAATTATTCCAGTAACGAGACTGTGTCAGCCATGGTGCTTTTTGATAAGGGTTTGGTAGAGCAAATTaggaatttaacaaaaaatactaccatagcaatttctttattttacaacgatgctttatttaatgaaattagcTTGGAGCGAAACACATCTAAgatatttggaataatttttcctGGACTTGTAAATTCTAGTAACTTGGAAGGCAATGTTTCAGTGATATACAATGTGGGTACCAAATCCACTAAAGATAGCAACCAATGTGCTTATTGGTACTATCATCCAGATCCTTCAGGTGACTCTGGAAATGGTACTCCAGGAGAATGGATGAaggataataataaaagaagaaaaaataaaatggccATTTGTAGTTATACCCATGTAACACATTTTGGCATGTTATTAGCCAATGATAACGAGCTGGATGATGATCCAATCTTGGATTTAATTACAAGCATTGGATGTGGTCTGTCAATATTTGGCATTATTGTCATCCTGCTGACTGCCATGCTGTTTAAAAAATGGAGAAGAAATACTGGCAATATAATTCTTATGAATTTCGCTGTGGCAATATCCTTGAAAATAATTGCATTATATACCAGTGTATATGTGAGAAATTACGCAACGTATATGATAAGTTGTACAATTATAGGTGTTATCCTCCATTATGCAATTTTATCTGAATGTACTTGGATGTTAACAGTGGCCATCTTGCAATTCAAAAGGTTTGTTGAGGTACTAGGAGGTCCACCAAAATATGTTCTTATAAAAGCTTTGATATGTGGTTGGGTATTTCCCCTAATTCCTGTCATTTGTATAGTTTGTATTGATCCGAAAAACTATGAAAAGGGTTTGGCAAATGTATGTTATCCTTCAAATCTGGGTTTATATTTAGGCGTGTGGCTGCCGATACTTATGATCTTAACAATAAAtggtattatatttatttttattatatataacgTCTTCCATAAAAAAACCGAGTGTATCGACACGAATCATGACATTTTGTTTCAGTGGAGACTGACTTTATTGCTATTCTTCATGTTGGGATTGAACTGGGGATTTGGGTTTTTAGGCCAAATTAAGGGAGATGTTTTATTTACGTACTTATATACTATAACTGCTTCCTTACAAGGATTtatactatttttgttttttattgtatttaataaaagtacCAGATTTCTGTATACCCAAAGTGTTAAGCAGTGGTTTTATGCGAGAGGAATTTTTAAGGTTTGGCAATCGGATAAATCCAAAAGTagtagtaaaaattaa